DNA sequence from the SAR202 cluster bacterium genome:
GCCAGCAAGTCCACAACGAACTCGACAGCCAGGCGCGTTCCCTTAACGACAGGCTTGCCTGCTAGAATCTTGGGGTCTACCACTATGCGTTCTTTCCAGTCCATTAATGCCTATCCTTTGTAGATGCCATTGTACCAGACAGCCAGAACGCGCTCCCCCTACACCACCTTCTTCCTCCTGTTATTCAAATAGTCCACCATCACATACTCCCCCAGCCTGTCCGGCGTGCTGTAAAACGCCCGGCCCTTATTAATCCGCGTCAACTGGTCCACAAAGTTCACCAACTGGTAGCTGTTCTCCAGCATGAACGTGTTAATCACAATCCCCGACTGCGTGCATCGCCGCACCTCCTTCAGCGTCTCCATAATGCACTGGTAGCTCGGCGGGTAGCTGAAATACGCCTGCTCCCCCGCCAGGTGCGCCGTCGGCTCGCCGTCCGTTATCAGGATTATCTGCCGAGTTCCCCCCTTCTCCTTCGACAGCAGCTTCCTCGACAGCATCAGCGCGTGTTGCAAGTTCGTCCCCGGCGACCACGTGTTCCACACCAGTTTGGGTATGTCCTCTTCTTTGATCTCGTAGGCGTAGTCCGAGAATCCGATGATGTACAGGCTGTCGCGGGGGTACTGGCTGTGGATTAGCGAGAACAGCGCCATCGCCACCTTCTTCGCCGACCTGAATGCCCCGTACATCCCCATGCTCCGGCTCTGGTCCAGCAGCACCGCCGTCGCCGCGCGAGTCGTATGTTCGTTGCGATATATCTCGAAGTCCTGCGGCTCTAACTTCACCGGCACCTTCGGCCCCTGCCGCAGCACCGCGTTGCTTATGCTCCGCTTCAGATGCACCTGGAACGGGTCGCCAAACTCGAAAGGCTTCGTGTCCTCCTGTATCTCCCCCGTGGCCCCTCGGAGGAACATCTCGTGGTTGCCTACCCTATCCTTCTTCAACTGCGCGAACAGCTCCTGCAGCGCCCTCTGCCCTATCTTCCGGATCCCCCTCGGCGTCAGCGCCGGCTCATCCCCGCCCGTCACATACCCCGCCTCCTCCAGCATCCGCTGTAGCTCCTTCAACTGCTCCCACGCCCGCCGCGCCTCCTCCCCCAAAATCTCCGACAGCTTCTCCGGGTCGATGTCGTCCAGCTTCCCCGTCCGCATCACATCCTTCAAGTTGCCTTCCAACTGGTCCATCTGCTGCATCTGCCCCATCAGGTCCATAGCCTGGTCCATAGTCAGGCTGTCGTCCCCCATAAAGGGGTACTCCTTGGGGTCCATAGGCATCAACTGCGACATCAGCGCCCCCAGCTCCGCTATCTGCCGCTGCAGCCCCGGGTCCAGCGCAGAATTAATCGCCTCCTCCATCTCCTGCCGCGCTTCCGGCGACAGACTGTTCATCAGCGACTGCATCTGGGCCATCTGCTGCGCCATCCGCTCCATCAACTCTTCAAAGCTCTTCGGCGGATTGTCCCCGAACATCTGGCCCCACTTGTCCATAAACCCCTGAAAGTCCGGCTTCAGCCCCATCATCTTCTCGCGCATCATCCGGTTCAGGTCCTGGAAGAACTCCTTAAGCGCCTCATTCTGCTCCGGCGTCATCCCCTGGAGCCGTTCCTTGATGTCCTGCATCATGTTATTGGCCATGCGCTCTTTCAGCATGTCCAGCAGCTCCTGGAACTTGCGCTGCGCCTCCGGGTCCATGAAGTCGTACTCCATCAATTCCTTGATGGCCCCGCCCATGCTCTCCGGCAGGCCGTCCAGCTTCTCCTTGTTCCGCTGCGCCCGCTGCTGCAGCATCTTGTTCAGCGCTTCCTTCTGCGCTCTGTCCGTCCCCTCGGCATCCTCCACCTGCTTCTGCCCCTCCTCCACCCGCTTCTCAATGCCCTGCCGCTCCGTGTTGACCACATCCTCCAGCCGCTTCTTCAA
Encoded proteins:
- a CDS encoding VWA domain-containing protein, with product MINRGYRYCRWDGTQNVFDIDADELMERMSDELMQHGDVMKALREMFRRGMQNPQGQRMKGLQEMMEQLKNQRQQQLQRFNMDSVVEDLKKRLEDVVNTERQGIEKRVEEGQKQVEDAEGTDRAQKEALNKMLQQRAQRNKEKLDGLPESMGGAIKELMEYDFMDPEAQRKFQELLDMLKERMANNMMQDIKERLQGMTPEQNEALKEFFQDLNRMMREKMMGLKPDFQGFMDKWGQMFGDNPPKSFEELMERMAQQMAQMQSLMNSLSPEARQEMEEAINSALDPGLQRQIAELGALMSQLMPMDPKEYPFMGDDSLTMDQAMDLMGQMQQMDQLEGNLKDVMRTGKLDDIDPEKLSEILGEEARRAWEQLKELQRMLEEAGYVTGGDEPALTPRGIRKIGQRALQELFAQLKKDRVGNHEMFLRGATGEIQEDTKPFEFGDPFQVHLKRSISNAVLRQGPKVPVKLEPQDFEIYRNEHTTRAATAVLLDQSRSMGMYGAFRSAKKVAMALFSLIHSQYPRDSLYIIGFSDYAYEIKEEDIPKLVWNTWSPGTNLQHALMLSRKLLSKEKGGTRQIILITDGEPTAHLAGEQAYFSYPPSYQCIMETLKEVRRCTQSGIVINTFMLENSYQLVNFVDQLTRINKGRAFYSTPDRLGEYVMVDYLNNRRKKVV